In Desertifilum tharense IPPAS B-1220, the genomic window CTGACAGGTGTAGGTTTATAACGTAGATGTGAGTGCTCATCAACAATCAGGAGAAAATTAAGTGTAGAACCAGTGGAGGTAGACAACAACGATGCTGAAGAATAAGTACCTCAAACAGTGGTCTTGTATAGTATCAAAACATCTGCCGAATTTATCGCTGCCTCAAGCAGTGGGACTGGCAACATGGAGTTTTGGCATAGCGCTGACCAAATCGAGCAGCTTGACACAAGTCTCAAGATTGATCGCGACTATCAATCACGAAAAGCCGAACACAGTCCGTCAACGCTTAAAAGAATGGTACCAAGAAGCAGAAGCTAAAAAAGGAGACAAGCGCAGTAGTATCGAGGTCAGCAGTTGTTTTGCACCCTTACTGGCGTGGGTGATAAGTTTACTCCCAGCAGAGCAAAAGCAAATCGCTTTGGCACTCGACGCCACGAGTATTGGTAACAAGTTTACGGTGTTGTCAATTAATGTCTTGCTTGCAGGGTCTGGCATCCCGATTGCGTGGTGTATTGTCAAAGCCACTGAACCCGGAAGTTGGAAAGGGCATTGGCAAAAACTCATCTCACATCTGAGCGGGGTGATTCCTGCCGAATGGCAGGTGATTGTGGCTGGCGACCGAGGGCTGTATGCTCCTTGGCTCTATGAATTGATTGTGAGCGCTGGCTGGCATCCCTTGTTACGTATTAATCATCAAGGACACCTACAAATCCCCCCCTCCACGACTTGGAC contains:
- a CDS encoding transposase, whose protein sequence is MLKNKYLKQWSCIVSKHLPNLSLPQAVGLATWSFGIALTKSSSLTQVSRLIATINHEKPNTVRQRLKEWYQEAEAKKGDKRSSIEVSSCFAPLLAWVISLLPAEQKQIALALDATSIGNKFTVLSINVLLAGSGIPIAWCIVKATEPGSWKGHWQKLISHLSGVIPAEWQVIVAGDRGLYAPWLYELIVSAGWHPLLRINHQGHLQIPPSTTWTQLAGVVNTPGQSRSAQVVCFKTHPLKCTLLARWDLGYKDPWLILTDLEPNQADALWYGLRASTECVYRDLKSDGWQWHNTRLLSPQRAERLWLALAVATLWMVILGGEAENQSTPPDYQQLPDKHIVFSQPLNPKPLRQISGFLLGLIALIADVLNGLSIHLSRWKTLPPSPVDAFYHSNSS